The following proteins are co-located in the Streptomyces sp. DT2A-34 genome:
- a CDS encoding ATP/GTP-binding protein → MDYDDSSDPFPTALKILVAGGFGVGKTTFVGAVSEIAPLSTEELLTTVSAATDSLEGVENKVETTVAMDFGRITLDPEHVLYLFGTPGQERFWFMWDELSEGALGAVILADTRRLEDCFAAVDFFEQRGLGFIVAINEFDGAHRYEPEEVRAAIDLDPEIPVVRCDARISSSSVQTLLTLVRHLIAHTPAHAPSHGAHM, encoded by the coding sequence ATGGACTACGACGACAGCTCTGACCCGTTCCCCACCGCACTGAAGATCTTGGTGGCGGGAGGGTTCGGGGTCGGCAAGACGACCTTCGTGGGCGCGGTGAGCGAGATCGCGCCGCTCAGCACGGAGGAACTGCTCACCACGGTCAGCGCCGCGACCGACAGTCTGGAGGGCGTCGAGAACAAGGTCGAGACGACGGTCGCCATGGACTTCGGCCGCATCACACTCGATCCGGAACACGTCCTGTATCTGTTCGGCACGCCCGGACAGGAACGCTTCTGGTTCATGTGGGACGAACTCTCGGAGGGCGCGCTCGGCGCGGTCATCCTCGCCGACACCCGGCGCCTGGAGGACTGTTTCGCCGCCGTGGACTTCTTCGAGCAGCGAGGCCTCGGTTTCATCGTTGCGATCAACGAGTTCGACGGTGCCCACCGGTACGAACCCGAGGAGGTCCGCGCCGCCATCGACCTCGACCCGGAGATCCCCGTCGTCCGATGCGATGCCCGGATCTCCAGCTCCAGTGTCCAGACCCTGCTGACCCTCGTCCGGCACCTCATCGCCCACACACCGGCACACGCGCCGAGCCACGGCGCCCACATGTGA
- a CDS encoding glycine C-acetyltransferase, translated as MFDSVRDDLRATLDEIRAAGLHKPERVIGTPQSATVDVTAGGRPGEVLNFCANNYLGLADHPEVIAAAHEALDRWGYGMASVRFICGTQEVHKELEARLSAFLGQEDTILYSSCFDANGGVFETLLGPEDAVISDALNHASIIDGIRLSKARRFRYANRDLADLERQLKEAQSARRRLIVTDGVFSMDGYVAPLREICDLADRYDAMVMVDDSHAVGFVGPGGRGTPELHGVMDRVDIITGTLGKALGGASGGYVAARAEIVALLRQRSRPYLFSNTLAPVIAAASLKVLDLLESADDLRVRLNENTALFRRRMTEEGFEILPGEHAIAPVMIGDAAKASRLAELLLERGVYVIGFSYPVVPQGQARIRVQLSAAHSTDDVNRAVDAFVAARAELEA; from the coding sequence ATGTTCGACTCCGTGCGCGACGACCTGCGCGCCACCCTCGACGAGATCCGCGCCGCCGGCCTGCACAAGCCCGAGCGCGTGATCGGCACCCCGCAGTCCGCGACCGTCGACGTCACCGCGGGCGGCCGCCCGGGCGAGGTCCTCAACTTCTGCGCCAACAACTACCTCGGCCTCGCCGACCACCCCGAGGTGATCGCCGCCGCCCACGAGGCCCTGGACCGCTGGGGCTACGGCATGGCCTCGGTCCGCTTCATCTGCGGCACGCAGGAGGTGCACAAGGAGCTGGAGGCGCGGCTGTCCGCGTTCCTCGGCCAGGAGGACACGATCCTGTATTCCTCCTGCTTCGACGCCAACGGCGGCGTGTTCGAGACGCTGCTCGGCCCCGAGGACGCGGTGATCTCCGACGCCCTGAACCACGCGTCGATCATCGACGGCATCCGCCTGTCCAAGGCCCGCCGCTTCCGCTACGCCAACCGCGATCTGGCCGACCTGGAACGCCAGTTGAAGGAGGCGCAGTCCGCGAGGCGTCGGCTGATCGTCACCGACGGCGTCTTCTCCATGGACGGCTATGTGGCCCCGCTGCGCGAGATCTGCGACCTCGCCGACCGCTACGACGCCATGGTCATGGTCGACGACTCGCACGCCGTCGGCTTCGTCGGCCCCGGCGGCCGCGGCACGCCCGAGCTGCACGGCGTCATGGACCGCGTCGACATCATCACCGGCACCCTCGGCAAGGCACTCGGCGGCGCGTCCGGCGGCTACGTGGCCGCCCGCGCCGAGATCGTCGCCCTGCTGCGCCAGCGCTCCCGGCCGTACCTCTTCTCCAACACCCTCGCCCCGGTGATCGCGGCGGCCTCGCTCAAGGTCCTCGACCTGCTGGAGTCGGCGGACGACCTGCGCGTGCGGCTGAACGAGAACACCGCGCTGTTCCGCCGTCGGATGACCGAGGAGGGCTTCGAGATCCTCCCCGGCGAGCACGCCATCGCGCCCGTGATGATCGGCGACGCGGCCAAGGCGAGCCGGCTGGCGGAGCTGCTGCTGGAGCGGGGCGTGTACGTCATCGGCTTCTCGTACCCGGTCGTGCCGCAGGGCCAGGCCCGCATCCGCGTCCAGCTGTCCGCCGCGCACTCGACGGACGACGTGAACCGTGCCGTGGACGCCTTCGTCGCGGCCCGGGCGGAACTGGAAGCCTGA
- a CDS encoding GAF domain-containing protein: protein MSYGPPRPVARLLLTPEDKEGPARARHLLRLGLGEQADPALDVFADHLAALTGAPYAMVNFIGENRQFFAGLHVRHAVSLARAADIKPQLGRYMERDHGFCPHVVVRRKALVLEDVCDYPRFAGNPIVDEFGIRSYLGAPLIDSTGMALGTVCVVDVEPRPWGKAGLETIKASAAELVIRLERRAADGLPL, encoded by the coding sequence ATGAGCTACGGCCCACCCCGCCCGGTCGCTCGCCTGCTGCTCACCCCCGAGGACAAGGAGGGTCCCGCCCGCGCACGGCACTTGCTGAGACTGGGCCTGGGAGAGCAGGCGGACCCGGCCCTCGACGTCTTCGCCGACCATCTCGCCGCACTCACCGGGGCGCCGTACGCCATGGTGAACTTCATCGGTGAGAACCGGCAGTTCTTCGCCGGCCTGCATGTGCGGCACGCCGTGAGCCTTGCGCGGGCCGCCGACATCAAGCCGCAGTTGGGCCGCTATATGGAGCGCGACCATGGGTTCTGCCCCCATGTGGTCGTTCGACGCAAGGCGCTGGTCCTGGAGGATGTTTGCGACTATCCGCGGTTCGCGGGAAACCCGATCGTCGACGAGTTCGGTATCCGCTCCTATCTGGGCGCCCCGCTGATCGACTCCACGGGGATGGCGCTGGGCACGGTGTGCGTGGTCGACGTGGAGCCGCGGCCGTGGGGGAAGGCCGGGCTGGAGACGATCAAGGCATCGGCGGCGGAGCTGGTGATACGGCTGGAGCGGCGGGCGGCGGACGGGCTGCCGCTGTAG
- a CDS encoding TetR/AcrR family transcriptional regulator: MARVRLSVAERREELLRAAVEQIEARGVSAVRIADVASALGVSNALVLYHFATKEKLVAAAFAYAAEGDLAHLRRLLGRRTTALRRLRSAVRWYAPTGQAKGWRLWIEGWAAALREPALQEVTRDLDRQWKAAIAEVIAQGVAADEFRCPDPTGTALRLTALLDGLAVQLTSYPGAVSRARAQEWVDEALARELGLEREALTASAR; encoded by the coding sequence GTGGCAAGAGTGCGGTTGAGCGTGGCGGAGCGGCGTGAGGAGTTGCTGCGGGCCGCCGTGGAGCAGATAGAGGCACGGGGCGTGTCGGCGGTCAGGATCGCCGACGTGGCCTCGGCGCTCGGGGTGAGCAACGCCCTGGTGCTCTATCACTTCGCCACGAAGGAGAAGCTGGTCGCCGCCGCGTTCGCGTACGCGGCGGAGGGCGATCTGGCCCATCTGCGCAGGCTTCTCGGCCGCCGTACGACGGCGCTGCGACGGTTGCGGTCGGCCGTGCGCTGGTATGCGCCGACCGGTCAGGCCAAGGGCTGGCGGCTGTGGATCGAGGGCTGGGCGGCGGCCCTGCGCGAGCCCGCGCTGCAGGAGGTCACCCGGGACCTCGACCGGCAGTGGAAGGCGGCCATCGCCGAGGTCATCGCCCAGGGCGTGGCCGCGGACGAGTTCCGCTGCCCGGACCCCACCGGCACGGCCCTGCGCCTCACGGCCCTCCTCGACGGGCTCGCCGTCCAGCTGACGTCGTACCCGGGCGCGGTGTCACGCGCGCGTGCCCAGGAGTGGGTGGACGAGGCGCTCGCCCGGGAACTGGGGCTGGAGCGGGAGGCGTTGACGGCGTCGGCGCGGTGA
- a CDS encoding GNAT family N-acetyltransferase produces the protein MTVTRLDEAQLMDRVEELADLLVDTVEDGASIGFLAPLDRTAATAWWKGRAAGVGAGRLAVWVAREGGRTVGTVSLDFPDKPNSRHRAELVKLMVHRDARGQGLGRRLLTTAEQAAKGAGVTLLHLDTETDSLAESLYDSAGWTRAGVIPDYAASPAGVLRPTTIYYKYL, from the coding sequence GTGACAGTGACGCGACTGGACGAGGCCCAACTGATGGATCGGGTGGAGGAGTTGGCCGACCTGCTGGTGGACACCGTGGAGGACGGTGCCTCGATCGGCTTCCTCGCACCCCTGGACCGTACGGCGGCCACGGCCTGGTGGAAGGGCCGCGCGGCCGGCGTCGGCGCCGGGCGGCTGGCCGTGTGGGTGGCGCGGGAGGGCGGGCGAACCGTCGGCACGGTCAGCCTGGACTTCCCCGACAAACCCAACAGCCGCCACCGTGCCGAACTGGTCAAGCTCATGGTTCACCGAGACGCGCGGGGGCAGGGCCTCGGCCGCAGACTCCTGACGACCGCGGAGCAAGCGGCGAAAGGTGCAGGGGTCACCCTCCTCCACCTGGACACCGAGACCGACAGCCTCGCCGAGAGCCTGTACGACTCGGCCGGCTGGACCCGGGCCGGGGTGATCCCCGACTACGCGGCGAGCCCGGCCGGAGTTCTGCGGCCCACGACGATCTACTACAAGTACCTGTGA
- a CDS encoding IS110 family transposase, with translation MIDVSDIGAFLGLDVGKGEHHATAVTPAGKKAFDKRLPNSEPKLREVFGKLQAKHGTVLVVVDQPASIGALPLAVARDMGCPVAYLPGLTMRRIADLYPGEAKTDARDAFVIADAARVMPHTLRSVDLQDETIAELEMIVGFDDDLAGEATRISNRLRGLLTQIHPSLERILGPRVQHPAVLKLLDQFGSPAQIRKAGRRRLIALIRPKAPRMAERLVEDIFTALDEQTVVVPGTDAAALIVPSLANSLRAVLDQRKLLATRIEELLENHPLSKVLTSMPGIGVRTGARILIDVGDGRSFPTAAHLAAYAGLAPTTRSSGSSIRGEQPSRRGNKQLKRAFFLSAFAALADPASRTYYDKKISQGKHHTQALLCLARRRADVLFAMLRDGTFYDPQPAPSA, from the coding sequence GTGATCGACGTCAGTGACATCGGCGCTTTCCTCGGCCTGGACGTCGGCAAGGGCGAACACCACGCCACCGCCGTCACCCCGGCCGGGAAGAAGGCCTTCGACAAGCGGCTGCCCAACAGCGAGCCGAAGCTCCGCGAAGTGTTCGGCAAACTGCAGGCCAAGCACGGGACCGTGCTCGTGGTGGTCGACCAGCCGGCCTCGATCGGGGCTCTGCCGCTGGCGGTGGCCCGGGACATGGGCTGCCCGGTCGCCTATCTGCCCGGCCTGACGATGCGGCGGATCGCCGACCTCTATCCCGGCGAGGCCAAGACAGATGCCCGCGACGCGTTCGTCATCGCAGACGCGGCCCGCGTCATGCCTCACACGCTCCGCTCGGTCGACCTCCAGGACGAGACCATCGCCGAGCTGGAGATGATCGTCGGCTTCGACGACGACCTGGCCGGCGAAGCAACCCGCATCAGCAACCGCCTGCGGGGCCTGCTCACCCAGATCCACCCGTCGCTGGAACGGATCCTGGGCCCACGCGTCCAACACCCGGCCGTGCTCAAGCTCCTCGACCAGTTCGGCTCCCCGGCCCAGATCCGCAAAGCCGGACGCCGACGGCTCATTGCGTTGATACGCCCGAAGGCACCGCGGATGGCCGAGCGGCTCGTCGAGGACATCTTCACCGCACTGGACGAACAGACCGTCGTCGTCCCGGGCACCGACGCGGCCGCTCTGATCGTCCCCAGCCTCGCCAACTCGCTCCGAGCGGTGCTTGACCAGCGGAAACTCTTGGCCACCCGGATCGAGGAACTGCTGGAGAACCACCCTCTTTCCAAGGTCCTGACGTCCATGCCGGGGATCGGCGTCAGGACCGGAGCCCGCATCCTCATCGACGTCGGCGACGGCCGTTCGTTCCCGACCGCCGCCCACCTCGCCGCCTACGCCGGCCTCGCCCCCACAACCCGCAGTTCTGGCTCCTCGATCCGCGGCGAACAACCATCCCGCCGCGGAAACAAGCAGCTCAAACGGGCCTTCTTCCTGTCCGCGTTCGCGGCTCTGGCCGACCCGGCCTCCCGGACCTACTACGACAAGAAGATCAGCCAGGGAAAACACCACACCCAAGCCCTCCTCTGCCTCGCGAGACGACGAGCCGACGTGCTCTTCGCGATGCTCCGCGACGGCACCTTCTACGACCCCCAACCCGCCCCATCAGCTTGA
- a CDS encoding LysR family transcriptional regulator, translating to MIEARRLHILRAVADHRTVTAAAAALYLTPSAVSQQLTALEQETGHRLVERGAKGVRLTPAGEILLSHTNAVLAQLERAEAELAAYSSGAAGTVTVASFATGIAQVVAPAVARLAGTSPGIRIRVQDAEGDASLPMVLDRQVDIAVAVEYRGAPPADDPRLSHVPLYAEPFDAVVPVSHRLADAAEVPLAELAKDPWIGPYPGNPCHDVVVLACENAGFQPRLEHSSDDFRAVVALASADAGVALVPRSALRGMDLTGVVVRPVDGVAPTRRVFAAVRRGAEEHPLIRPVLEALGEAAGE from the coding sequence ATGATCGAAGCGCGGCGGCTCCACATTCTCCGTGCGGTGGCCGACCACCGTACGGTGACGGCGGCTGCCGCCGCGCTGTATCTGACCCCGTCGGCGGTCTCCCAGCAGCTGACGGCGCTCGAGCAGGAGACGGGCCACCGCCTGGTGGAACGCGGCGCCAAGGGCGTACGGCTGACCCCCGCCGGCGAGATCCTGCTCAGCCACACCAACGCCGTCCTCGCCCAGCTGGAGCGTGCGGAGGCCGAGCTCGCGGCGTACAGCTCGGGCGCGGCCGGCACGGTCACGGTGGCCTCCTTCGCGACCGGCATCGCCCAGGTCGTCGCGCCGGCGGTGGCCCGCCTCGCCGGGACGTCCCCCGGCATCCGCATCCGCGTCCAGGACGCCGAGGGCGACGCCAGTCTGCCGATGGTGCTGGACCGGCAGGTCGACATCGCGGTGGCCGTCGAGTACCGGGGGGCGCCGCCCGCCGACGACCCGCGCCTGTCCCACGTACCGCTGTACGCCGAGCCCTTCGACGCGGTCGTGCCGGTGAGCCACCGCTTGGCCGACGCGGCCGAGGTCCCGCTCGCCGAGCTGGCCAAGGACCCGTGGATCGGCCCGTACCCCGGCAACCCCTGCCACGACGTGGTGGTCCTGGCCTGCGAGAACGCCGGCTTCCAGCCCCGCCTGGAACACTCCTCGGACGACTTCCGCGCGGTCGTGGCCCTCGCCTCGGCCGACGCGGGCGTGGCGCTCGTACCGCGCTCGGCGCTGCGCGGCATGGACCTCACGGGCGTCGTCGTACGGCCCGTGGACGGGGTGGCGCCCACGCGCCGGGTCTTCGCGGCCGTGCGCCGAGGCGCCGAGGAGCACCCGCTGATCCGGCCTGTGCTGGAAGCGCTCGGGGAGGCGGCGGGGGAGTGA
- a CDS encoding MBL fold metallo-hydrolase, whose protein sequence is MAGFRFPSAGLSALRPEAFGVDPSGERMARIRRSPHFRDGVFQNPGGVARTRPSGSMTEFAKVFFDKDTRPRRAPKGTVPVHPTTYADLAKPPIGGLRVTWMGHSSVLAEIDGHRVLFDPVWGERCSPFPFAGPKRLHPVPLPLAALGPVDVVVISHDHYDHLDLPTIKALADTDTLFAVPLGVGAHLEHWGVSADRLRELDWHEMTKVGGLTLTATPARHFCGRGLRNTQHTLWASWVVASDEHRIYHSGDTGYFDGFKDIGADHGPFDATMIQLGAYSDFWPDIHMTPDEGVRAHLDLQGGDPAAGVMLPIHWGTFNLATHPWAEPAEWTMRATRKAGVTMAAPRCGEPFEPASVPPVTPWWREVAEAPAEGWPAWPPVAPGADSVVVA, encoded by the coding sequence GTGGCCGGTTTTCGTTTCCCGAGTGCCGGGCTCAGCGCCCTGCGGCCCGAGGCCTTCGGCGTGGACCCGAGCGGTGAGCGCATGGCGCGTATCCGCAGATCGCCGCACTTCCGGGACGGGGTCTTCCAGAACCCCGGGGGCGTTGCCCGGACCAGACCCTCAGGCTCGATGACGGAGTTCGCGAAGGTCTTCTTCGACAAGGACACCCGGCCCCGCCGCGCCCCGAAGGGCACCGTGCCGGTGCACCCCACCACCTACGCCGACCTGGCGAAGCCGCCCATCGGCGGGCTGCGCGTGACCTGGATGGGGCACTCCAGCGTCCTCGCGGAGATCGACGGTCACCGGGTGCTCTTCGACCCGGTGTGGGGCGAGCGCTGCTCCCCGTTCCCCTTCGCCGGGCCCAAGCGGCTGCATCCGGTGCCACTGCCGCTCGCCGCGCTCGGACCGGTCGACGTCGTCGTCATCTCCCACGACCACTACGACCACCTCGACCTGCCCACGATCAAGGCACTGGCCGACACGGACACGCTCTTCGCCGTACCGCTCGGCGTGGGCGCCCACCTCGAACACTGGGGCGTGTCCGCCGACCGGCTGCGCGAGCTGGACTGGCACGAGATGACGAAGGTCGGCGGCCTCACCCTGACCGCCACCCCGGCCCGCCACTTCTGCGGCCGCGGACTGCGCAACACGCAGCACACACTCTGGGCGTCGTGGGTCGTCGCCTCGGACGAACACCGGATCTACCACAGCGGTGACACCGGCTACTTCGACGGCTTCAAGGACATCGGCGCGGACCACGGCCCGTTCGACGCCACGATGATCCAGCTCGGCGCCTACTCGGACTTCTGGCCCGACATCCACATGACGCCGGACGAGGGCGTCCGCGCCCACCTCGACCTCCAGGGCGGCGATCCGGCCGCGGGCGTCATGCTGCCGATCCACTGGGGCACCTTCAACCTGGCGACACATCCGTGGGCGGAGCCGGCGGAGTGGACGATGCGGGCCACCCGCAAGGCCGGGGTCACGATGGCGGCTCCGCGCTGCGGCGAGCCCTTCGAGCCGGCCTCGGTGCCGCCCGTGACGCCGTGGTGGCGGGAGGTGGCAGAGGCGCCCGCCGAGGGCTGGCCGGCGTGGCCGCCGGTGGCGCCGGGGGCGGACAGCGTTGTGGTCGCCTAG
- a CDS encoding Glu/Leu/Phe/Val dehydrogenase dimerization domain-containing protein, producing MTTPLLSLTWTDHVTGRQGFLVVDRLVRGVSSGGLRMRPGCTLDEVTGLARGMSMKEALHYDPQARYVPLGGAKGGIDCDPRDPEAYGLLVRYLRTMRPYIESFWTTGEDLGLTQDVVDRAASEVGLVSSIQAVYPLLDDEAGARRRLADAFAVEVDGIGLDELVGGCGVAESVLTALDRAGVPYWRTRVAVQGLGTMGGATARFLTRAGLTVVAVADIKGTIANPAGLDIETLLAARDTYGTVDRAALRPGDRELPGDAWLSAEAEVLVPAAVSYVIDAANQTRITARWIAEAANMPVRPDAEEPLAARGVTVLPDVVVNSATNAWWWWTLFGDIGADADEAFAHTQRSMRALTDRVLARAEADGTTPRAAAHALAAERLPLIAERFGRHR from the coding sequence ATGACCACGCCCCTGCTGTCGCTCACCTGGACCGACCACGTCACCGGCCGCCAGGGCTTCCTGGTCGTCGACCGGCTGGTGCGCGGCGTGTCCAGCGGCGGGCTGCGGATGCGGCCGGGCTGCACGCTGGACGAGGTCACCGGGCTCGCCCGCGGCATGAGCATGAAGGAGGCCCTGCACTACGACCCTCAGGCGCGGTACGTCCCGCTGGGCGGCGCCAAGGGCGGCATCGACTGCGATCCCCGCGACCCGGAGGCGTACGGGCTCCTGGTGCGCTATCTGCGGACCATGCGGCCGTACATCGAGAGCTTCTGGACCACGGGCGAGGACCTCGGCCTCACCCAGGACGTGGTCGACCGGGCGGCCTCCGAGGTGGGGCTCGTCTCGTCCATCCAGGCCGTGTATCCGCTGCTCGACGACGAGGCAGGCGCCCGTCGACGGCTCGCGGACGCGTTCGCGGTCGAGGTGGACGGCATCGGGCTCGACGAACTGGTCGGCGGCTGCGGGGTCGCCGAGTCGGTGCTCACGGCGCTGGACCGGGCCGGTGTGCCGTACTGGAGGACGCGCGTCGCCGTACAGGGTCTTGGAACCATGGGCGGGGCCACGGCGCGCTTCCTCACGCGCGCGGGGCTCACGGTCGTGGCCGTCGCCGACATCAAGGGCACCATCGCCAACCCGGCCGGCCTCGACATCGAGACCCTGCTGGCGGCACGCGACACGTACGGCACGGTCGACCGCGCCGCGCTGCGCCCCGGCGACCGTGAACTGCCGGGCGACGCCTGGCTGTCGGCCGAGGCCGAGGTGCTGGTGCCGGCGGCCGTCTCGTACGTGATCGACGCCGCGAACCAGACCCGGATCACCGCCCGCTGGATCGCCGAGGCGGCCAACATGCCCGTACGGCCCGACGCGGAGGAACCACTGGCCGCCCGGGGTGTCACCGTGCTGCCGGACGTCGTGGTCAACTCGGCCACGAACGCCTGGTGGTGGTGGACGCTGTTCGGCGACATCGGCGCGGATGCGGACGAGGCGTTCGCCCACACGCAACGCTCGATGCGCGCCCTCACCGACCGCGTCCTGGCCCGCGCCGAGGCCGACGGGACGACACCCCGGGCCGCCGCGCACGCCCTCGCGGCCGAACGGCTGCCGCTGATCGCCGAGCGCTTCGGCCGGCACCGGTGA
- the tdh gene encoding L-threonine 3-dehydrogenase, whose product MKALVKEKAEPGLWLADVPEPAVGPGDVLIKVLRTGICGTDLHIRSWDGWAQQAIRPPLVVGHEFVGEVVETGRDVADIAVGDRVSGEGHLVCGKCRNCLAGRRHLCRATIGLGVGRDGAFAEYVALPAANVWVHRVPVDLDVAAIFDPFGNAVHTALSFPLVGEDVLITGAGPIGLMAAAVARHAGARNVVITDVSEERLDLARKVGVSLALNVSQASIADGQRELGLREGFDIGLEMSGRPEAMRDMIANMTHGGRIAMLGLPAQEFEVDWARIVTSMITIKGVYGREMFETWYAMSVLLEGGLDLAPVITGRYGYRDFEAAFADAASGRGGKVILDWTA is encoded by the coding sequence TTGAAGGCGCTGGTCAAGGAGAAGGCGGAGCCCGGGCTCTGGCTCGCGGACGTCCCGGAACCCGCCGTCGGACCCGGCGACGTACTGATCAAGGTGCTGCGCACCGGGATCTGCGGCACCGATCTGCACATCCGGTCCTGGGACGGCTGGGCCCAGCAGGCGATCCGCCCCCCGCTCGTGGTCGGGCACGAGTTCGTCGGCGAGGTCGTGGAGACCGGCCGCGACGTCGCGGACATCGCCGTGGGCGACCGGGTGAGCGGTGAGGGCCATCTCGTCTGCGGCAAGTGCCGCAACTGCCTCGCCGGACGGCGCCACCTGTGCCGGGCCACCATCGGCCTCGGCGTCGGCCGCGACGGTGCCTTCGCCGAGTACGTCGCCCTGCCCGCCGCCAACGTCTGGGTGCACCGCGTGCCCGTCGACCTCGACGTCGCCGCGATCTTCGACCCGTTCGGCAACGCCGTGCACACCGCGCTGTCGTTCCCGCTGGTCGGCGAGGACGTCCTGATCACGGGCGCCGGTCCGATCGGCCTGATGGCGGCCGCGGTGGCCCGGCACGCGGGCGCGCGCAACGTCGTGATCACCGACGTCAGCGAGGAACGGCTGGACCTGGCGCGCAAGGTGGGCGTGAGCCTCGCGCTGAACGTGTCGCAGGCGAGCATCGCCGACGGACAGCGCGAACTCGGCCTGCGCGAGGGCTTCGACATCGGCCTGGAGATGTCCGGCCGCCCCGAGGCCATGCGCGACATGATCGCCAACATGACCCACGGCGGCCGTATCGCCATGCTCGGCCTGCCCGCGCAGGAGTTCGAGGTCGACTGGGCCCGGATCGTCACCTCGATGATCACCATCAAGGGCGTCTACGGCCGCGAGATGTTCGAGACCTGGTACGCGATGTCCGTCCTGCTGGAGGGCGGCCTCGACCTCGCCCCCGTGATCACCGGGCGGTACGGCTACCGCGACTTCGAGGCGGCGTTCGCCGACGCGGCGAGCGGCCGCGGCGGCAAGGTCATCCTCGACTGGACCGCGTAA
- a CDS encoding roadblock/LC7 domain-containing protein yields the protein MASEAPTAHVSDLDWLMSGLVQRVPHTTSAVLLSCDGLVKSVHGLDPDSADHMAALASGLYSLGRSAGARFGDGGDVRQVVVELDSTLLFVTTAGSGTCLAVLAGREADAAVLGYEMAMLVKSVRPYLVTAPRQYSVEPSALRP from the coding sequence ATGGCGAGCGAAGCGCCGACCGCCCATGTGTCCGATCTCGACTGGCTGATGAGCGGCCTCGTACAGCGCGTACCGCACACCACGAGTGCGGTGCTCCTCTCCTGCGACGGGCTCGTGAAGTCGGTTCACGGCCTCGACCCGGACAGCGCCGACCACATGGCCGCCCTGGCCTCCGGCCTGTACTCCCTCGGCCGCAGTGCCGGGGCCCGCTTCGGCGACGGCGGGGACGTGCGCCAGGTCGTCGTCGAACTCGACTCGACCCTGCTCTTCGTGACCACGGCCGGTTCCGGCACCTGTCTCGCCGTGCTGGCCGGCCGCGAGGCCGACGCGGCGGTGCTGGGCTACGAGATGGCGATGCTGGTCAAGAGCGTCCGCCCCTACCTGGTGACGGCACCCCGGCAGTACTCCGTCGAACCGTCGGCGTTGAGGCCTTGA
- a CDS encoding DUF742 domain-containing protein → MTAAGDGPWLDDAAGRLVRPFTVSNGRTRPTVALDLMSQVMATGAIPLGYLGPEHEQALDLCRAPVSVAEVAAHLKLPAVVTKVLLSDLVDGGALTTKPPEFHHNPTDRALLEAVLDGLRRQL, encoded by the coding sequence GTGACGGCGGCCGGCGACGGGCCTTGGCTCGACGATGCGGCCGGACGGCTGGTGCGCCCTTTCACGGTCAGCAACGGCCGTACCCGGCCCACCGTCGCGCTCGACCTCATGTCGCAGGTGATGGCCACCGGGGCGATCCCCCTCGGCTACCTCGGCCCCGAGCACGAGCAGGCGCTCGACCTGTGCCGCGCCCCCGTCTCGGTCGCCGAGGTCGCGGCCCACCTGAAGCTGCCGGCGGTGGTCACCAAGGTGCTGCTGTCGGACCTCGTCGACGGTGGGGCGCTCACCACCAAGCCCCCCGAGTTCCACCACAACCCGACAGACCGGGCTCTTCTGGAGGCAGTGCTCGATGGACTACGACGACAGCTCTGA
- a CDS encoding helix-turn-helix domain-containing protein, which produces MKQTDDGVDASTVDTRLGARLAELRAEHGWSLGELAERAGISRSTLSRAERAEISPTAALLNRLCHVYGRTMSQLLSEVESEPALLVRATEQPVWEDRASGFVRRSVSPPHTGLRAELVEGRLTAGADIVYDRPPVPGLEQHIWVLEGELGVTVQEVEHRLGAGDCLRMRVWGPTRFRCAGPGAVRYLLAVVLP; this is translated from the coding sequence ATGAAACAGACGGACGACGGTGTCGACGCGAGCACGGTCGACACCCGCCTCGGCGCCCGCCTGGCCGAGCTGCGGGCCGAACACGGCTGGTCGCTCGGGGAGTTGGCGGAACGCGCCGGCATCAGCCGTTCGACCCTGTCCCGGGCCGAGCGGGCGGAGATCAGCCCCACCGCCGCGCTGCTGAACCGGCTGTGCCACGTCTACGGCCGGACCATGTCCCAACTGCTCAGCGAGGTCGAGTCCGAGCCCGCGCTGCTGGTGCGGGCGACCGAGCAGCCGGTGTGGGAGGACCGGGCCTCCGGATTCGTACGACGATCCGTGTCGCCGCCGCACACCGGGCTGCGCGCCGAACTCGTCGAGGGCCGGCTCACGGCGGGCGCCGACATCGTGTACGACCGGCCGCCCGTACCGGGGTTGGAGCAGCACATCTGGGTGCTGGAAGGGGAACTCGGCGTGACGGTCCAGGAGGTCGAGCACCGCCTCGGTGCCGGGGACTGCCTGCGGATGCGCGTGTGGGGGCCGACACGCTTCCGGTGCGCGGGGCCCGGAGCGGTGCGGTACCTCCTGGCGGTGGTGCTGCCGTGA